GCCTCCGATCGTTTACCCGTTCACACTGCCGATGTGCTCCCCGATCAGCGACGGCGCCGCCGCTGCGATCATCTGCAGCGAAGCCGGTCGGCGCAAACTGTCGGCAGCCCCGGACAGGGCGCTAAGAATCCTGGCGTCTGTGCTGCAAACCGGCGCCGCGCGCGATCCCTTTGATTATGACCACCATGTCAGCCGCCTTGCGGCGAACCGGGCCTATGCGATGGCCGGCGTGGGGCCAGAAGATATTGGCGTCGCGGAGGTGCATGACGCCACGGCGGTTGGCGAGATCATTGAAATCGAGGCGCTCGGCCTGACGCCGCCTGGCGAGGGCGGACTCGCGGCAGAGCGCGGTGAGACGGCGCTGGGTGGGCGTATTCCGGTAAACACGTCGGGCGGGCTTGAATGCAAGGGACATCCGATCGGCGCCACCGGGCTCGGCCAAATCTACGAGCTTGCGCTGCAATTGCGCGGCGAGGCGGAAGATCGACAGGTTCCGAATGCCCGGTTCGCGATCGCGCAGAACGGCGGAGGTGTCATCGGGGTGGAAGAGGCGGTGGTCGCCGTCACGATCCTGGGCCGGTAGTTGTCAGAGCGCGCCTAGGGAAACACGGGGTCACGATATGAACTTTGAGCTGTCCGATGAACAACGCATGGCGGTGGAAACCGTCCGCCGCTTTCTCGACAACAAGCTTGAGCCGGAAATCCGCCGGCATGGGGAGCGATTCATCCCCAAACCGCTCATGAAGGAATGGACTCAAGCACTGACCGGCTATGGCCATATTACCGCACCGCATCAGGAGCAATGGGGCGGGCTTGATATGGGATGGCTCACTCATCTGCTCATTTTCGAGGAGATCGCCTATTCCTCGCTCGATGTGGCCATACCCGGCTTCATCAACGCGGTTGGCGCAGAACTCATCCGCCGCTTCGCCCCGGAGACGATCAAGCAACGCTATCTTGCCGACCTCGTCGCGGCCGAGAAGTTCGTTTCGCTCGGCATCTCGGAGCCCGATGTCGGCTCGGACGTCGCCGCCATCAAGACACGCGCCGTACGAGACGGCGATTTCTGGGTCATCAATGGCGAAAAGACCTGGATCACCAACGGAGCCTACTCGGACATCTTCATCTGTACGTGCAAGACTGGCGAAAATGAAGTCACTCACATCCTGGTCGATCGTGACGAGAGTGAGTATGAGGTGCGCGATATCCAGAAGATGGCGCTCAACGGCCAATCGACTGCACAGATATTCCTGTCCGATTGCCGCGTACCGGTGGCAAACACGATCGGCCGGGTCGGCGATGGATTGCGCAATACGTTGCAAGTGTTCGAGATTGCCCGCTGCCATATGGCGATGTGGAGTATCGGCATCGCACGGCGAGCAATGGATGAGGCGATCGCGTACGCTCGCGATCGCGCGCAGCATGGCAAGAAGATCGCCGGCCATCAGCTGATCGCCGACAAGATCGCCATCATGGCGACCAAGATCGACGCAGCCCGTCTGTTGACGCACCGGGCAATATCCCTCGTCCAGGCGGGCACGCGCGCAGAGACGGAATGCTCGATGGCCAAGTGGTACGCCACCGAAATGGCGATCGAAGCGACGCGCGATGCGCTTCAGATCCATGGCGGCAACGGCGTCACCCGCGAATTCATCGTTGAGCGGCTGGTGCGTGAGGCGATCATTTGCCCCATCCCCGATGGCACGACGGAGATTCAAAAGCTTGTTGTTTCGCGCGCCCTGACCGGCATTCAAGCCTTTCGGTAAGGCTCAGACGAAAACGACAGCGTCGACGGAAATGGAGCCGCGTGCCTGACTCGCACAGGATCAAATGCGCAGATGCGTCGCTCAGGTAAAAGAGGCAGACAAGCGATGGACGAAGAGCTTCGTTTCGATGGCAGGGTAGTGGTTGTGACCGGAGCCGGAGGCGGACTTGGGCGCCAGTACGCGCTGATGTTTGGCGGGCGCGGAGCCAAGGTGGTGGTGAATGATCTGGGTGGCGACGAGAAAGGGAGCGGCAGCTGCTCCACAGCCGCTGACAATGTGGTCGACGAAATTCGAGCCACGGGCGGTCAGGCGGTGGCAAATTATGCGTCGGTCGAGGAGGGCGCGCTGATCATCCAAGCCGCGGTTGACAACTTCGGAACCGTTGACGTCGTCATCAACAATGCCGGCATCCTGCGCGATGTGAGCTTCCACAAAATGACCGACGAAGACTGGACACTGCTTCAGCGGGTCCATCTGAATGGGACGCGGGCAGTGACGCAGGCAGCATGGCCGATACTGCGCGACAAGGGCTATGGCCGCATCGTCATGACCACGTCTGCAGCCGCAATCTACGGCAACTTCGGTCAGGCCAACTATGCCGCAGCCAAGCTCGGAATATTGGGGCTTGCGAACGCGCTGGCGGAGGAGGGGCGGTCCAGAAACATCCAGGTTAATACGATCGCCCCAATCGCCGCATCGCGTATGACCGCGACTGCCTTTCCACAAGAGTTTCTCGCCAATCTCAGAGCGGAAGCGATCAGTCCATTGGTCGGTTGGCTTGCGCACGAGAATTGCAGCGAAACCAAAGGGCTTTTTGAAGTTGGAGCCGGCTATATCGCCAAGCTTAGGTGGGAGCGCGCGCTTGGGCACGCCTTCGGAGCGGACAGGGCGTTCACGCTCGATGATGTCGCCCGGCACTGGGGTAGAATTGTCGACTTCACGGATGCCGAGCACCCGCTCGGGCTGAATGACAGCCTTGAGGCGGTAGAACGGGCGCTGAGAGCGTAATCAACCCGATGAATTACCATGATATTTTTGAGCGGCCGTCGGGCTGCCGATGGCGTCGTGCTGCCGCCAGATATCGATGAGCAGCAGGAATAGTTCTGCAGCGAATTGAATTGGACGACGGCCCTCAAATGCCGCCAAACGGCATGAACTACACAATATCTCCTGGGAAGAGAGGATCAGCCATGAGAGGATGTCTATTGGCTTCTGCCGCGTT
The Novosphingobium sp. EMRT-2 genome window above contains:
- a CDS encoding acyl-CoA dehydrogenase family protein, encoding MNFELSDEQRMAVETVRRFLDNKLEPEIRRHGERFIPKPLMKEWTQALTGYGHITAPHQEQWGGLDMGWLTHLLIFEEIAYSSLDVAIPGFINAVGAELIRRFAPETIKQRYLADLVAAEKFVSLGISEPDVGSDVAAIKTRAVRDGDFWVINGEKTWITNGAYSDIFICTCKTGENEVTHILVDRDESEYEVRDIQKMALNGQSTAQIFLSDCRVPVANTIGRVGDGLRNTLQVFEIARCHMAMWSIGIARRAMDEAIAYARDRAQHGKKIAGHQLIADKIAIMATKIDAARLLTHRAISLVQAGTRAETECSMAKWYATEMAIEATRDALQIHGGNGVTREFIVERLVREAIICPIPDGTTEIQKLVVSRALTGIQAFR
- a CDS encoding SDR family oxidoreductase; this translates as MDEELRFDGRVVVVTGAGGGLGRQYALMFGGRGAKVVVNDLGGDEKGSGSCSTAADNVVDEIRATGGQAVANYASVEEGALIIQAAVDNFGTVDVVINNAGILRDVSFHKMTDEDWTLLQRVHLNGTRAVTQAAWPILRDKGYGRIVMTTSAAAIYGNFGQANYAAAKLGILGLANALAEEGRSRNIQVNTIAPIAASRMTATAFPQEFLANLRAEAISPLVGWLAHENCSETKGLFEVGAGYIAKLRWERALGHAFGADRAFTLDDVARHWGRIVDFTDAEHPLGLNDSLEAVERALRA